The Ignicoccus islandicus DSM 13165 sequence CCCGGAATAGATCACGCCCCCTTCTTAGTAGACGTTAAGAAAGCCGACGAAGAGATAGACCCTGCTGAAATGGTTAGGTCGGGAAGAATGGCACACGGTGTTAAGAAGAGATTGATCTTCTCAATAGTGAAGGGCGATAAGATCAATCACATCGTTTTTAAATGGGTCCTACCCTAAGAGGGCATAGGCAAAACCCTCCCGACAACGGTGAGTACCTTGAGTTACAAGCGCCGTGGTGGCAGGAGAGAGGGAAGGGAACCTACTCCAAAGCCTATAGGCGATAAGTGTAACCCAGCTTGTCCCTTCTTCAGATGTTCACAGAACGCGCTCATGTACACGAAGAAGTACGTGAAGGGAAGGGTAATAACGGTAGTAATGTGTAGATTGGTTGGCGATAAGTGCATAGGTTACAACTGTCAGTACGCATATTGCCAAAAGAGGTACTTGTTGCCGGACGGCCGCTGCTCGTGGGCATTGAGGAAGGAGGAAAAGGAGGAGGACTTCCTTAGCGATCTCGAAAAAGAAGAGAAGGAGTTCAAGAGGTTGGGTAAAAAGGTGAAAGGTTTTGACGACTTCTACTAAGGTAGTCTCGTTCGACGACGTATGGGTGAAATACGATAGGGAATATGCCCTTCAAGGCGTGACTTTCGATGTTCCCGAAAAGGACTTCTTAGTCGTCTTGGGCCCTAACGGTGCCGGTAAGACCACCTTACTTAAGACAATTCTCGGTGTAGTTAAGCCTGCAAAAGGAAGGGTACTGGTTTTTGGTAAGGAACCTTGGGCTCATAGAGACGTAATAGTTAATTACGTAGGCTATGTTCCACAAAGAGAACATATTAATGAGAAAGTGCCGCTCAAAGTGATAGACGTAGTTATGATGGGCTTGACTGTGAAGAAGTTTTTCTTTAACAAGAAAAAGGCCTACGAGAAGGCAATCGAGGTTCTCCAGTACGTTGGACTCAAAGACTTAGCTTTTAAGAACTTCAACGAACTATCCGGAGGTCAAAAGCAGAGAGTATTAATTGCAAGGGCCATAATCAGCGATCCTAAACTATTGCTGCTGGACGAACCCTTCTCCGCTCTAGACGCGAATAGCTCTAGGTTAGTCTCTTCCCTATTAAAGAGGTTAAACGATGAAGGGAAAACTATAATATTGGTAACTCACACTTTGGATCCGGTATTTAATGTAATGAAGAGATTGCTCCTATTGAATAAAAAGTTAATAGCTATAGGTCCTCCCAAGGAGGTTCTAACACCTGAGAACTTAAAGAAGGCATATGGAATAGAAGTACCGGTAGTTACTTACAATAACACGTGCTATCCTATTCTCGGTGACCAGCATGGAAGGTAGTATGTTCGTAGTCTCACTAATATCGGCGTGGGCTCTCCTTAGATTGGGGAAATTTCTGGTTCCCATGAGTTCCGGTTTCGTAATCCCAATAAGTTCCGAGATGCTCTTCGCTGTAGCGATGATCTCGTTCTTGTGTTGCCCTAAGCTCCTTCTCGTAATGATTGCATTGGCTGGCCCCTTACTGTCGTTTCTATATTTCAAGAGAAGTTCGTCCAACCTCATACTCTTAAAGTCAATGGCTTATTCCATTTCGATAATAGGTGCTGCCTTCGTAGATTACAGCTATTATAGCACAATAGAATCTTTCGTAACTGGCTTCCTTTACCCAACGCCGGAACTAATTTCCTTAAGCATTATCGTTTTCTTACTAGCGATATTGCTTAAGGTTTTCGAGTATCCAATCAACTTCTCGCTCTTCGATATGGAATATAGTCAAATAAAGGGTCTTAAACCGAAATTGTGGCTTACGTTAGTATACGTTTCAGCTGCCTACGTGGGGGCCCAACTAACGTTCTTCCAAGGCTTCCTGTTAGCACACGTAACCTCGCTTAGCTTACTGGTAGTCGGATATCTATTAAGAGAGTTGAGGAGCGAAATAACGGCCCTACTCGTCTTCGCAGTTGTTAACTACGTTAGTGGAATTTACCTCCCCTTAGCCTACTCTTCCGCGGTATCTTCAGTTGCGTTGCTACTACTGTGGCAGGCCCGCGAAAAGGCGTTGCCCAACGTGCGGAAGACCCTTATGTGAAAGGCACGATTGTTACGCGTGCTCGAGAGGTAAGTGCGAAATTTGCGGTAAGGAACTGGCTATAGGTAGGTGTTACTATTGCGGTAGATTGATTTGCAGGAACTGCAGCGTCGAGCTATCTCCGGGCATAAGGGCTTGCAAGGAATGTTATTCCAAGAGGGACTACCTCGAAAGGAACAACGATCAATTGGAACTTTACGAACGATGGGTGGAAGGGAAGGTTAGAAGACTAACTCTTCTTTTGTATAGATTAGAATAGATGCGTTGGCGTCGTAGAGGGATAAGAGCAAGTTCTTTACGTGGTTCACTACGTGAAGGATCCTATATTTCAGTGTCTCATCTATTTCCCTTTCCACTATGCTCGCTTCTATGTGTTCAATCAGTTCTATTCTATCATTTATATCTTTTAAGCTCGTCTGCCCAAGCTTCATTTCCCTAACGAACTCCAATATCTCCACTAGCGAGTTTAATACGTCCATAACTAACCTGGACTTACCTTCTATTACTCTGGCCAATGGTATTACGGAATCGGAAGCGTTCTCAAGGCTCGTGAACAGTTTGGATAGGTGAATTGATTGTTGCTTCGAGAGATCGGGATTCGTTATTAACATCCTCATGCCGAGCCGACTGAGCTTGTCTATCTCGTTTTCAATATCTTCCAAGAACTTAATGTCAATTTGGTTTTCGCCTAAGTGTTTTATCATCGAAATTAGGAACTTAAGGGACCTGTTTACAAGCGATGGTACATCGTGAGACCTTATGTCGGTGAAAGTCTGGAGAACTATCCTATCAAGCGATTGATCTACTATCTCTAGTCCAATTAATCTAGAGGTCGCTTCCTTCGCCTGCTTTATTGCTTCCTTCAACAAGCTAACGTCTTCCACTTCTACAGAGATTTCAGTGGCTCCGTTAATGTAGGCCGAGACTATAGTTCTGTAAACGATGTTGTTCTCAGCGCTCTTAACCCTCAGCTTCACTGTGAGCTTAGATGAAGTCGTTTCGCCGCTTGGAGCTATTATTATTTCATTCTCCCCAATATATAGAGTTAGGGTGTCGCCGGCCTTCAGTTTCTTCCTTTTTATCCATTCAGCGGGCAACGAGACTACTAAGGTAGACTTCCCTAACTTCACTAACTTACGTTGTTCGATTGAGGCCAATGCACCTCACTCTCTGTCACGATATTCCCTAAGGTCCCATTTTAATCTACCTTCTGATTTTTACTTCCACCGGAATGGGACATGGAAGAGGTAGATCTTCTATTCATAGAAGGTCTGGCATTAAACGGATTAGTTGAAGACGCTAAAGTGATAGAAGAAGGTGGTAAGGCCAGGCTGTGGGTAAGAACTATTGATGGGAAAGAGTACGTAAGCAAGAGGGACGATCCGGGAAGCGTTAGGAAATCCTACTTCTTAGTTAGAGTTTATAGTCAGTGGGGTAAACTAATAAATCAGCCGATGAAGAGTGGTATTACCAGTGATCGATGAGCAGTGCCCCTCCCCTGAGGGATCTTCTTTTTATTAATCTAAACAATTAGAGAGAAACGGTAGGAAGCTTGGGAAGGCTCTTCGGTACAGATGGGGTCCGCGGAATAGTAAATGAGAGCATGACCCCGGAATTGGCTATGAAAGTTGCTCAAGCCACGTGTACGTGGTTCGGAAAGGGCAAGGTTCTGGTAGGCAGGGACGTAAGGTATGGTGGAGACATGTTAGTTAACGCAGTAAGCGCCGGGCTATTGTCGGCCGGATGCGAAGTTTACTACGCGGGCTTAGTCCCTACGCCCGCTTTACAATACGCTGTTCCGAGACTTGGGTACGATTTGGGAATAATGGTCACTGCTTCTCACAACCCACCTCCATACAACGGGGTTAAGGTAATAGGAAGTAATGGAGTCGAACTCCCTAGGGAATCTGAAAGAGAGATAGAGGAAATATTCTTCAATGAAAGATTCGTTCGCGTACCATTCAACCTAGTTAAGGGATGGAAGGAAGAAAAGAGGGTCTTGGAGACTTACGTAAAGGGAATACTTAAAGAGGTAGACGATAGTCTGATTAAGAAGAAGGAGTTCAAGGTCGTAGTAGACGGAGCCAATAGCGTGGGATCCCTCGCGACTCCGGTCGTCTTGAGGGCCCTGGGCGTCAAAGTATTGTGCGTTAACTGTAACTTGGACCCATCGTTTCCAGGTAGGGAACCAGAGCCTACACCTACTTCCTTAACCGACACCTCAGCTATGGCCGTCGCCGCTGGAGCCGACTTGATAGTGGCTCACGACGCCGATGCCGATAGGGCAATCATAGGGGACGACAGAGGCGAAATTTACTGGGGAGATAGGAGCGGTTCTTTACTAACCTACTTCTTATCAAGAAAGTACCCCCACTTGCCTAGGAGGACGTTCACTGGGGTATCTTCGTCCCACTTCGTCGTGGAGGGATTCCTAAAGGAGAAAGGAATTGAAGTTAGGTGGACGCCCGTAGGCAGCGTCGTGATTTCACATACCCTAATAAAAGAAGGGGGCATTAGTGGATTCGAGGAAAACGGAGGTTTCATCAACCCCGTTCACCACCCCGTTAGAGACGGCGCAATGACTGCCGCTTCGTTCCTAGAGATGATGGCAATTGAAGGCAAGAAGGCGTCCGAGCTCTTCTCGGAACTACCTAAAGCGTACGCTAAGAAAGGCAAGGTACCTAGGCCTGAGAAGTTGAACCTAGAGAAGCTTTACGAAGAGCTGTCGTCAACTTACAGTAGTTGCGAGCAGTGGAGAATAGACGGCCTCAAGGTGGTTTGCGAAGACTTCTGGTTCCTAGTGAGGCCATCTGGTACAGAGCCCGTATTGAGGATAATGGTAGAGACTAGGGATCCGAGAACGCTCGATGAGACGTATAGGAACGTTGAGGCTACTGTCTTGAAGTACCTCCAAGGGACTCCCTGAAGTAAGCCCCACCGCAGAGAGGTATGCCGTAGGTCTTCTTCCTAGTTTTCAAACACAATCCGGTTGTCTTCGAATAGTATAAGCATTTTTCGCACCCGCCCTTGCTCACGAGCTCTATTAATTGCTTCAGTTTCTCAATGCACCAGTCCAATTTCTCCAAGACAGACTTAAGTAGCGGCGCTACTAAGCAACACTGAGTACCCTTAGAGCACTCCTTGACGCTTTTCTTGAAAACGCCCTCTAGATCCTTCCTAAGGCTTTCAATTTGGGTTACAATGAATTCCAGTATTTCTACGGGCTTTTCGCTGTTACCTATTTTCAAGCCCTTCTCTAGGTCTGTTTGTAGCGTTAGTACTTCGTTAATTACTTCATTAAGAGTTAACGTTAGCTTCTCCAGTTCCTTTAAGTACGGGCAGTGACCGGCCTTTATAGCGACAGTGATCTCGAGGTCGGTCTCAGTGCATTTTTCACTTAATTCATCGAAAACGTTGACGCTGTTCTTGGTCGCCTTTATCTTACTTCCCCTATCCCCGCAAATGTAGACTACTTATGTTTTTAACATTAACGTTTAACACCCAGACTAATTTTTCCAGATTTAAAACTGGACTTCCGTAGCGGAATACGCGAGGCATAGCGACGCCCCTTCTTAATAAAACAACTCTAGTATCCCCTTCCCGGGTGATTCCTAATGGCGAAGGTAAAGGTAGGAGTTGTTGTATATAAGGAGAGCGACGAGGAAGGGACCTATTACTTGGCCGTAGAGCCATTGAGCGGTGCGCAAGCTCAAGGCGAAAGCGTTGAG is a genomic window containing:
- a CDS encoding metal ABC transporter ATP-binding protein, with amino-acid sequence MTTSTKVVSFDDVWVKYDREYALQGVTFDVPEKDFLVVLGPNGAGKTTLLKTILGVVKPAKGRVLVFGKEPWAHRDVIVNYVGYVPQREHINEKVPLKVIDVVMMGLTVKKFFFNKKKAYEKAIEVLQYVGLKDLAFKNFNELSGGQKQRVLIARAIISDPKLLLLDEPFSALDANSSRLVSSLLKRLNDEGKTIILVTHTLDPVFNVMKRLLLLNKKLIAIGPPKEVLTPENLKKAYGIEVPVVTYNNTCYPILGDQHGR
- a CDS encoding AbrB/MazE/SpoVT family DNA-binding domain-containing protein, which codes for MASIEQRKLVKLGKSTLVVSLPAEWIKRKKLKAGDTLTLYIGENEIIIAPSGETTSSKLTVKLRVKSAENNIVYRTIVSAYINGATEISVEVEDVSLLKEAIKQAKEATSRLIGLEIVDQSLDRIVLQTFTDIRSHDVPSLVNRSLKFLISMIKHLGENQIDIKFLEDIENEIDKLSRLGMRMLITNPDLSKQQSIHLSKLFTSLENASDSVIPLARVIEGKSRLVMDVLNSLVEILEFVREMKLGQTSLKDINDRIELIEHIEASIVEREIDETLKYRILHVVNHVKNLLLSLYDANASILIYTKEELVF
- the glmM gene encoding phosphoglucosamine mutase — translated: MGRLFGTDGVRGIVNESMTPELAMKVAQATCTWFGKGKVLVGRDVRYGGDMLVNAVSAGLLSAGCEVYYAGLVPTPALQYAVPRLGYDLGIMVTASHNPPPYNGVKVIGSNGVELPRESEREIEEIFFNERFVRVPFNLVKGWKEEKRVLETYVKGILKEVDDSLIKKKEFKVVVDGANSVGSLATPVVLRALGVKVLCVNCNLDPSFPGREPEPTPTSLTDTSAMAVAAGADLIVAHDADADRAIIGDDRGEIYWGDRSGSLLTYFLSRKYPHLPRRTFTGVSSSHFVVEGFLKEKGIEVRWTPVGSVVISHTLIKEGGISGFEENGGFINPVHHPVRDGAMTAASFLEMMAIEGKKASELFSELPKAYAKKGKVPRPEKLNLEKLYEELSSTYSSCEQWRIDGLKVVCEDFWFLVRPSGTEPVLRIMVETRDPRTLDETYRNVEATVLKYLQGTP